The following are encoded in a window of Syntrophorhabdaceae bacterium genomic DNA:
- a CDS encoding VOC family protein: MFVRIDHVEIVPRNAGATIDFYVNILGFSLKSRNEVKMPPMREVIYLQLGDTVIEIISVDGPKPKSEILWEVGYRGIALEAENMTKAVDYFKSKGITVVREPVDLGDSFRGEIRDPDGLIIELRQWKWPNGAIGEQSASPGGVIRNGTMRGAGQH; this comes from the coding sequence ATGTTCGTAAGAATCGACCACGTGGAGATTGTGCCAAGGAATGCGGGAGCAACGATTGACTTCTATGTTAATATTCTCGGATTTAGTCTGAAGAGCCGGAATGAAGTGAAAATGCCGCCCATGAGAGAAGTCATTTATCTTCAACTGGGTGACACAGTTATCGAGATCATTTCTGTAGATGGTCCCAAACCAAAATCCGAGATCCTCTGGGAGGTAGGATACAGAGGCATTGCCCTTGAAGCAGAAAACATGACAAAAGCGGTAGATTACTTTAAGAGCAAAGGGATAACCGTGGTCCGGGAGCCGGTAGACCTGGGAGATTCATTTCGCGGAGAGATAAGAGACCCTGATGGACTCATTATTGAACTCCGACAGTGGAAATGGCCGAACGGAGCGATCGGCGAACAATCGGCGTCACCGGGCGGAGTTATAAGGAATGGCACAATGCGTGGGGCAGGTCAGCATTGA
- a CDS encoding hemerythrin domain-containing protein — protein MKATQQLKDEHEGVKIMLSILEQVCHQFEAKGSLKKEHFEAILEFLEVFVDRCHHGKEEDLLFPAMIAAGIPEEGPIATMLREHEMGRSYVKAISQGYASYTAGDESSSKDITQNAEGYVSLMTDHIEKENNIVFVMADSRLPEQEQDELIEGFEKIEEERIGVGKHEEFHGLLKKLSAIYIDRVQGG, from the coding sequence ATGAAAGCCACACAACAATTAAAAGACGAACACGAGGGCGTCAAGATTATGCTCAGTATCCTTGAACAAGTCTGTCATCAATTTGAAGCAAAGGGAAGTCTGAAAAAAGAACACTTCGAGGCTATCCTTGAGTTCTTGGAAGTCTTCGTAGATAGGTGCCATCACGGGAAGGAAGAAGACCTGCTGTTTCCTGCAATGATAGCTGCGGGCATTCCTGAGGAAGGCCCCATTGCCACCATGCTCCGTGAACATGAAATGGGCAGAAGCTACGTTAAGGCGATTAGCCAAGGCTATGCCTCCTATACCGCAGGAGACGAATCTTCATCTAAAGACATCACACAAAATGCTGAGGGTTATGTTTCACTAATGACGGACCACATTGAAAAAGAAAACAATATCGTCTTCGTGATGGCAGACAGTCGCTTGCCAGAACAAGAACAGGACGAATTAATCGAAGGATTTGAGAAAATTGAGGAGGAGCGAATTGGAGTCGGCAAGCATGAAGAATTTCACGGATTGCTTAAAAAACTGTCTGCAATCTATATAGATAGAGTGCAAGGGGGTTGA
- a CDS encoding ester cyclase — MKTHSRITRISGMIFIALLLAALPIRAAQDRWPGTKANEPTPKVKGMPKELAKHLANFDDLDFRVYTGEQWQDLHKSHSKDVVVHWPDGHTTKGIEKHIEDLKVMFTFAPDNRIKEHPVRFGTPDGEWTAVTDWLEGTFTKPMVLPDGKSIPPTGKAYRVPMATIGHWGKDGVMFEEYLFWDNAEFMRQIGLGQ; from the coding sequence ATGAAGACACATAGTCGCATCACACGGATCTCCGGTATGATCTTTATCGCGCTGTTGCTTGCCGCATTACCAATCCGTGCCGCTCAAGACAGGTGGCCCGGCACCAAAGCCAACGAGCCCACGCCTAAGGTTAAGGGAATGCCCAAAGAACTCGCAAAACATCTTGCGAACTTCGATGACCTCGACTTCCGGGTCTACACGGGCGAGCAGTGGCAGGATCTCCACAAGAGTCACTCCAAGGACGTGGTGGTGCACTGGCCCGATGGCCACACGACAAAGGGCATCGAAAAGCACATCGAGGACTTGAAAGTCATGTTCACTTTCGCGCCCGATAACAGGATCAAAGAACATCCAGTCCGCTTCGGCACTCCGGACGGCGAGTGGACTGCGGTGACCGATTGGCTGGAGGGTACTTTCACAAAGCCCATGGTCCTCCCCGACGGCAAAAGCATCCCGCCCACCGGCAAGGCCTACCGAGTCCCCATGGCGACCATCGGCCACTGGGGCAAGGATGGTGTCATGTTTGAGGAATACCTGTTCTGGGACAACGCGGAGTTTATGAGACAGATCGGGCTCGGTCAGTAG
- a CDS encoding pyridoxamine 5'-phosphate oxidase family protein, whose protein sequence is MEEVYEYLKKCGMYFIATVDGDQPRVRPFGSLLIFEKRLYFQTGKVKNVAKQLAKNPKIEICAIADRKWIRIEAIAVEDDRMEARQAMLDAHPQLKGMYAADDGNCEVFYLKNATATFSARGEEPRVVKF, encoded by the coding sequence ATGGAAGAAGTCTACGAGTACCTCAAGAAGTGTGGCATGTATTTTATCGCAACCGTGGACGGTGACCAACCCAGAGTGCGGCCATTTGGATCACTACTGATCTTTGAAAAGAGGCTCTATTTCCAAACCGGAAAAGTCAAGAACGTGGCAAAGCAGCTTGCGAAAAACCCCAAGATAGAAATCTGCGCCATTGCAGATCGCAAATGGATTCGCATAGAAGCCATCGCTGTTGAAGATGATAGAATGGAAGCGAGGCAGGCAATGCTCGATGCACACCCTCAATTAAAGGGTATGTATGCGGCTGATGACGGCAATTGTGAAGTCTTCTATCTCAAGAACGCAACGGCAACCTTCTCAGCTCGTGGAGAAGAACCGAGGGTAGTGAAGTTCTGA
- a CDS encoding alpha/beta hydrolase: MTHARRISILILAFLFVLSFSSAGWPALTGVVVLYGKGGTTKLVTRFMETLRKAGFMVIVPDLPYSEGNWEKPYQDNVAAVDKAITALKKQGVTRVFLAGHSLGANVAPYVATQLTVDGVVAMGAGHVPEAKGYASRVSSDMEKARRMVAQGKADTRAVFDDYDQGQKLQRKATAAIYLSYVDPEGPAVMPRNAAVLTPGTALLWVVGTRDNMSERGSSYVFDKVPPHPRNKYLVVDSDHANVPTDAAEQIVAWLKEFDR, from the coding sequence ATGACTCACGCGCGACGCATTTCAATTCTTATCCTTGCGTTCCTTTTTGTCCTATCGTTCTCATCTGCCGGCTGGCCTGCATTAACCGGAGTGGTCGTGCTCTATGGAAAGGGAGGCACTACGAAGCTTGTCACCAGATTCATGGAAACCCTCCGGAAGGCCGGTTTCATGGTCATAGTTCCCGATTTACCCTACTCGGAAGGTAACTGGGAAAAGCCCTACCAGGACAACGTTGCCGCTGTGGATAAAGCAATCACGGCCCTGAAAAAGCAGGGAGTAACGCGCGTCTTTTTAGCGGGTCACAGCCTCGGGGCAAACGTAGCCCCGTATGTGGCGACTCAACTCACTGTGGATGGGGTGGTAGCCATGGGAGCAGGACACGTACCGGAGGCGAAGGGATATGCCTCCCGGGTAAGCAGTGACATGGAGAAGGCGCGAAGGATGGTGGCCCAAGGCAAGGCAGATACCCGCGCTGTCTTCGACGACTATGATCAGGGGCAGAAGCTTCAGCGGAAAGCGACCGCCGCTATTTACTTGAGCTATGTGGACCCGGAAGGCCCGGCGGTCATGCCACGCAACGCGGCGGTGCTTACGCCCGGCACGGCTTTATTGTGGGTCGTGGGCACGCGGGACAACATGTCCGAAAGAGGCTCGTCTTACGTATTCGATAAGGTTCCGCCCCATCCCCGCAATAAGTACCTAGTGGTCGATAGCGACCATGCGAACGTGCCCACCGACGCTGCGGAGCAGATTGTAGCATGGCTCAAGGAATTTGACAGATAG
- a CDS encoding metallophosphoesterase translates to MVTKRIFVSDIHMGDERSTSQPSPLHNYCWFHDSESASEPDRPEMLTKFLEEYCAGDASINEVVVVGDLFDEWVCPAQFDPTEPPCPVPLPQGEQYRKIASAPQNLPVIEALKKLASQKRLVYVPGNHDMFADGPIVSEMFPGIRCPKPVDGHCVYRADGIWAEHGHWYGMFNAPHPAGAAGGLSASRLPLGYFISRIDAEETLRTGKGFSLPQVFKEWIEHILYRVPQARDSKAIAGDLVDDVLMDLFDTLVSDHAYGLKGAVMNGFAGIPGITPWEEVKKRYAHVYAQWSTNHPNNVRPLDAIQCDAGSLWEAARMVTFTNDDVRIVICGHTHESTFESYPIDISDDTIISPEANRIYANSGAWTNDTVTCTFVETELRPDEKMHLVSLKEWIKDPLIGDYKAKDVWRQNGWVVP, encoded by the coding sequence ATGGTTACCAAACGAATCTTCGTAAGCGACATCCATATGGGTGACGAACGCAGCACCAGTCAGCCCTCTCCACTCCATAACTACTGCTGGTTCCATGATTCTGAGTCCGCAAGTGAGCCTGATCGTCCGGAAATGCTGACAAAATTCCTGGAAGAGTATTGTGCGGGTGACGCCTCCATAAATGAGGTAGTGGTTGTCGGAGACCTTTTCGACGAGTGGGTCTGTCCCGCCCAGTTCGACCCGACAGAGCCTCCCTGTCCCGTACCTCTTCCGCAAGGCGAGCAGTACAGAAAGATCGCCAGTGCCCCTCAAAACCTGCCGGTCATCGAGGCTCTCAAGAAGCTTGCTTCGCAGAAAAGACTGGTTTATGTGCCGGGAAACCACGACATGTTTGCAGACGGGCCCATAGTCAGTGAGATGTTTCCTGGCATACGTTGCCCGAAACCTGTGGACGGACATTGCGTGTATCGGGCCGACGGCATATGGGCAGAGCACGGCCATTGGTATGGTATGTTCAACGCTCCTCACCCCGCGGGCGCAGCGGGTGGCCTGTCAGCAAGCCGTCTTCCTCTGGGATACTTTATAAGCCGTATCGACGCAGAAGAGACCTTGAGAACGGGCAAGGGTTTTAGCCTCCCGCAGGTCTTCAAGGAATGGATTGAGCACATCCTGTACAGGGTCCCGCAAGCCAGAGATTCAAAAGCCATCGCGGGTGATCTTGTGGACGATGTACTTATGGATCTATTCGATACGCTCGTGTCCGATCACGCTTACGGCCTGAAAGGGGCAGTCATGAACGGGTTTGCCGGCATACCGGGAATAACCCCGTGGGAGGAGGTCAAAAAGCGGTACGCTCACGTGTACGCTCAATGGTCCACTAACCACCCCAACAATGTCCGTCCGCTCGATGCTATTCAATGCGACGCCGGCAGCCTTTGGGAGGCGGCCCGCATGGTAACGTTTACGAATGACGATGTGAGGATTGTTATCTGTGGGCATACCCATGAGTCAACGTTTGAGTCGTATCCCATCGATATTTCCGATGATACGATTATCTCTCCCGAAGCAAACCGGATATACGCAAACTCGGGTGCCTGGACGAATGACACAGTGACGTGCACGTTCGTTGAGACGGAGCTTCGTCCCGACGAGAAAATGCATCTCGTGAGCCTCAAGGAATGGATCAAGGATCCTTTGATCGGTGATTACAAAGCCAAAGATGTCTGGCGACAGAACGGATGGGTGGTACCATAA
- a CDS encoding N-acetyltransferase, with product MDKLSVRQMIEDDLDSIVEIDTKVLGETRKDYWVTKIIRQAESRPPDASLVAEIDAKVAGFILGEVSGWEFKVPNNIGWIDTIGIDPDYQNRGIAKVLAVALVTNLKKHGVDTIYTLVNWNDWDLLQFFHAMGFSRGDMINLVLKV from the coding sequence TTGGATAAGCTCAGCGTCAGACAGATGATTGAGGACGATCTCGATTCTATCGTGGAGATAGATACCAAAGTCCTCGGGGAAACCCGAAAGGACTACTGGGTCACCAAAATCATTCGACAGGCCGAATCGAGACCCCCGGACGCATCTCTTGTCGCCGAAATAGACGCGAAGGTGGCCGGTTTCATTCTGGGTGAGGTCAGCGGCTGGGAATTCAAGGTCCCCAACAACATCGGCTGGATCGACACCATCGGCATTGACCCCGATTATCAGAACAGGGGCATTGCAAAGGTACTCGCGGTGGCGCTCGTAACAAATCTAAAAAAACACGGGGTTGACACGATCTACACGCTTGTCAACTGGAACGATTGGGATCTCCTCCAATTCTTCCACGCCATGGGTTTTTCCCGGGGTGACATGATCAACCTCGTCCTCAAGGTATAA
- a CDS encoding LysM peptidoglycan-binding domain-containing protein, with protein sequence MKKYCALIMLSVFLAACSTGGQIVSSNSASPVQPQPLRSSRNPVEPAKLAKAEPEKVRKVSEPSPPREKPKPLVAPVAAPVKKEQASMIPVASDDGPALDMETQIIEEDDDITTLLGSTDVQNFDIPIVFNDAVKYYIRYFTEEKKKVFGNWLKRARWYVPIITEILRKNGMPEDLVYLAMIESGFNPKAYSRAKACGPWQFIYETGGRYGLKVNYWVDERRDPEKSTVAAAKYLRDLFNQFGHWYLAAAGYNAGEKRIEKAIEKHNTNDFWELYKYNTLPKETRNYIPQLIAAAVIAKDPERFGFGSIAYDSPIQFVNMPVPPATSLTAIARASSLDVADVRAYNPELVRGITPPGGDDYEIKLPSSVDALSFNERLDTALEGEPRIKSVVTYKVKKKDSLPKIAKKYGVKMEDIHLVNGCDEELKIKPGMVIAIPRFSGPSKTVIAKSLDRENSTPQPKSKGRVGGDRQTAQANTEKVKPYHIVKKGETLASISDKYGLDVADLKSINHLKNEKVHPNMRLMLASHVEKGTDKKSKKEEPAKFKYHIVKKGETLASISDKYGVDIADLKATNHLKSNKILAKMKLKIVVKEG encoded by the coding sequence ATGAAGAAATATTGCGCTCTCATCATGCTGTCCGTGTTTCTGGCTGCCTGTTCCACGGGCGGGCAGATCGTTTCAAGCAATTCCGCCTCACCCGTTCAACCGCAACCGTTGAGGTCGAGCAGGAATCCGGTCGAGCCAGCTAAGCTGGCAAAAGCCGAGCCCGAAAAGGTGAGAAAAGTGTCGGAGCCCTCTCCCCCCAGGGAAAAGCCGAAGCCCCTGGTTGCGCCTGTCGCAGCACCCGTGAAAAAAGAGCAAGCTTCTATGATCCCGGTGGCGAGCGATGATGGGCCCGCGCTCGATATGGAAACGCAGATTATCGAAGAGGATGACGATATCACGACGCTGCTCGGAAGTACCGATGTTCAAAATTTTGACATACCCATTGTCTTTAACGATGCAGTGAAATACTATATCCGTTATTTTACGGAAGAAAAGAAGAAAGTTTTTGGAAACTGGCTCAAGCGGGCCCGATGGTACGTCCCCATCATCACGGAAATCTTAAGAAAGAACGGCATGCCCGAGGATCTTGTCTACCTTGCCATGATCGAAAGCGGTTTCAACCCGAAGGCGTATTCGCGGGCCAAGGCCTGCGGGCCCTGGCAGTTCATCTATGAAACCGGAGGCAGATACGGGCTTAAAGTCAACTACTGGGTAGACGAACGCAGAGACCCGGAGAAATCGACAGTTGCCGCGGCAAAATACCTTCGTGACCTCTTCAATCAGTTCGGACACTGGTACCTGGCGGCAGCCGGTTATAACGCGGGAGAGAAGAGAATAGAGAAGGCCATCGAAAAACATAATACAAATGACTTCTGGGAGCTTTACAAATATAATACCCTGCCCAAAGAGACGAGAAACTATATCCCGCAGCTCATCGCGGCGGCGGTTATCGCAAAAGACCCTGAACGGTTCGGTTTCGGAAGCATCGCGTATGATTCGCCGATCCAGTTTGTCAACATGCCGGTGCCGCCGGCTACGTCCCTTACCGCCATCGCTAGGGCATCGTCACTCGATGTGGCCGATGTGAGGGCCTATAACCCTGAACTCGTCCGCGGCATCACACCGCCAGGCGGTGATGATTATGAAATCAAACTCCCATCTTCCGTTGATGCGCTTTCATTTAACGAGAGGCTCGACACTGCCCTTGAGGGCGAGCCAAGGATCAAGAGTGTGGTCACCTACAAGGTAAAAAAAAAGGACTCGCTTCCCAAAATAGCCAAGAAGTACGGGGTCAAGATGGAGGATATTCATCTGGTGAACGGCTGCGATGAAGAATTGAAGATTAAACCCGGCATGGTCATCGCCATACCTCGGTTTAGCGGTCCGTCAAAGACCGTTATAGCGAAAAGTCTCGACAGGGAAAATAGCACTCCTCAACCGAAATCCAAGGGCCGGGTCGGAGGCGACAGGCAGACCGCACAGGCGAATACGGAAAAGGTCAAGCCCTATCATATCGTAAAGAAGGGCGAGACGCTCGCCTCCATTTCAGATAAGTACGGCCTGGATGTTGCCGACCTCAAATCAATAAACCATTTGAAAAATGAAAAGGTGCACCCCAATATGAGATTGATGCTTGCGAGTCACGTTGAGAAAGGCACCGACAAGAAGTCGAAAAAAGAAGAACCCGCAAAATTCAAATATCATATCGTAAAGAAGGGCGAGACGCTCGCCTCCATCTCGGACAAATATGGCGTGGATATTGCGGACCTTAAGGCGACCAATCACCTGAAGAGCAACAAGATACTTGCCAAAATGAAGTTGAAAATTGTGGTGAAAGAGGGTTAA
- the fmt gene encoding methionyl-tRNA formyltransferase translates to MRTIFFGSSSFSVPALKSIAEHTICVVTKKAKPKGRGYALDDNEVKMAAQELNLPLIEIDSFKDEVVRTLPDHKPDFFAVVSFGLIVPKWVLDIPSVGPINVHPSLLPLYRGPSPMQWAILSGDETTGITLIRMNEKMDAGDVIYQEQVGIGQGENFIELSERLAKRVSEILPEVLREIHARGTIEGTEQRHDAATYTPIITKQMGMIDWSKSAQEIDRQVRALVSWPTAYTYLDGRMMKVFEASVEQDVQAKEKQGRIGAIVRDGLLADCGRGVLRLKEIQMENKRRMRAYDFAQGYRDLVGKVLGGP, encoded by the coding sequence ATGAGGACCATTTTCTTCGGCTCCTCGAGTTTCTCCGTACCCGCTCTCAAATCAATTGCCGAACATACAATCTGTGTGGTCACGAAGAAGGCGAAACCCAAGGGCAGGGGCTACGCGCTCGACGACAACGAGGTAAAGATGGCCGCACAGGAACTGAATCTTCCTCTTATAGAAATCGATTCCTTTAAAGACGAGGTTGTCAGGACCTTGCCGGATCACAAGCCCGATTTTTTTGCCGTTGTTTCCTTCGGTCTTATCGTGCCCAAATGGGTGCTCGATATACCTTCCGTGGGGCCGATCAACGTTCATCCGTCGCTGCTCCCTCTCTATCGCGGCCCGTCACCCATGCAGTGGGCCATACTCTCCGGGGACGAGACCACGGGCATTACCCTCATCAGGATGAACGAAAAGATGGACGCCGGTGATGTGATCTATCAGGAACAGGTCGGGATCGGGCAGGGGGAGAACTTCATAGAACTTTCGGAAAGGCTCGCGAAAAGGGTTTCCGAGATACTGCCCGAAGTCCTTCGTGAGATCCATGCCAGGGGCACAATCGAAGGTACTGAGCAGCGTCATGACGCGGCAACCTACACGCCGATCATCACCAAACAGATGGGCATGATCGATTGGAGCAAAAGCGCTCAAGAGATTGATCGGCAGGTGCGCGCCCTGGTATCCTGGCCCACCGCATATACATACCTTGACGGAAGGATGATGAAAGTATTCGAAGCCTCGGTCGAGCAAGACGTTCAGGCCAAAGAAAAGCAGGGGCGAATAGGGGCGATTGTGCGGGATGGCCTGCTTGCCGACTGTGGTCGGGGTGTTCTGAGATTGAAAGAGATACAGATGGAGAACAAGAGGCGGATGCGGGCCTATGACTTTGCACAGGGTTACAGAGACCTCGTCGGCAAAGTTTTGGGCGGGCCTTAA
- the def gene encoding peptide deformylase, with translation MAVLEIRTFPDPVLRKIAGPIENITDEIVRLSENMVETMIFAHGAGLAASQIGVATRLITIDASLVGKKKPLVILNPVIVETIEEEVGEEGCLSVPGFSEFVKRAKKVSARGTDMAGKTLELECEGQFARAMQHEIDHLNGILFIDHLSPIKKNIFKKKYAGQKK, from the coding sequence ATGGCCGTACTCGAAATACGAACATTTCCTGATCCGGTTTTGAGAAAGATCGCCGGTCCCATCGAGAACATCACCGATGAGATCGTGAGACTTTCCGAGAACATGGTGGAAACCATGATTTTCGCCCACGGCGCAGGTCTTGCGGCGAGCCAGATAGGCGTTGCCACACGTCTCATCACAATTGACGCATCATTGGTAGGTAAAAAGAAGCCTCTCGTTATACTCAATCCGGTCATAGTGGAGACGATTGAAGAGGAGGTCGGAGAAGAAGGGTGCCTGAGCGTGCCCGGTTTCTCTGAGTTCGTGAAAAGGGCCAAGAAAGTCTCGGCGAGAGGCACGGACATGGCCGGCAAAACCCTTGAGCTTGAGTGTGAAGGTCAATTCGCCCGGGCCATGCAGCACGAGATAGACCACTTGAACGGTATTTTGTTTATCGATCATTTAAGCCCCATCAAAAAAAACATTTTTAAGAAGAAGTACGCCGGACAAAAAAAATGA
- the tatA gene encoding twin-arginine translocase TatA/TatE family subunit, whose protein sequence is MFGLGFPELIVILIIAVLIFGVGKLPEVMGSVGKGIKEFKKAMKDPEKQKPMSLAHTKDREQNT, encoded by the coding sequence ATGTTCGGACTCGGGTTTCCTGAATTGATCGTCATATTGATCATCGCCGTGCTCATCTTCGGCGTAGGCAAGCTTCCCGAGGTCATGGGGTCAGTGGGCAAAGGCATAAAGGAATTCAAGAAGGCCATGAAAGACCCTGAAAAACAGAAACCTATGTCCCTTGCCCACACAAAAGATAGAGAACAGAACACCTGA